A stretch of DNA from Gloeocapsopsis sp. IPPAS B-1203:
TTTCAGATGGAGGCAGTTTATTCAAGTATTTATGGTACAAGTTTCGCCAGCTTTCTAGTAATTCAGAGGAGCTATTCCAAGGTAAACTATCTATTTCATTCAAAATAAAATTGGCATCTTCTCGCCATTGGCTGGAAAAATAGTGTGTCAGTTTACTGAAAAAATCGTGATAACCTACCTGTGTCTCTTGTAAAAGTTGAATTGTTGTTTGTAAAAGCTCTTCTCCTTCAGCAACAGGTAACGACGAAAAGCCTAGTTTTTTTAACATTAATTTACTGTATTCTATATAGTAATGCTCGTCAAACATTGACAAACTTACCTCCATATCCTCAGGAGAAATGACAGCTTGTAAGGGTTCTTGTAAAAGTTCTAAATTTAATTTACAAACACTCGGTTGTCTGCCGTAACAGTAGCGACGATAGTAATCAAAATATGCGGCAGTAAATAGTGGGTCGTATGAGGGAATAAAAGCATAGGGACCATAATCAAAGCTTTCACCCGTGATGGACATATTATCGGTATTGAGTACTCCATGACAGAAGCCTGCTGCCATCCACTGGGCTGTGAGTTCGGCGACACGTTTGACGAGTTCGGCATAGAATAGCGAGTATTGATCGGCTTGACCCCAAACTGTGGGATAGTAGTATTCAATAACGTGGTCAAGTAACTTTTGAATTAAGTCTGGACGCTCGATGTAATAAAGTCGCTCGAAAGTTCCAAAACGAATGTGCGATCGGCTAAAACGAATCATGACAGACGATCGCGTTGGCGAAGGCTCATCACCGCGCCACAATGCTTCTCCTGTTTCAATTAGGCTAAAACAGCGGCTCGTGCGCACGCCCATTTGATGCAAAGCTTCAGCGGCTAGAACTTCGCGCACACCACCTTTAAGAGTTAATCTACCATCTGCACTGCGCGAGTAAGGTGTTGTTCCTGAACCTTTGGTACCAAAGTCATAAAGTTCCCCATCAGTACCGCGTACTTGTCCATAGAGAAAACCTCTTCCGTCACCTAAATATGGGTTGTATTGACCAAACTGGTAGCCGTGATAGCGTAAGGCTAATAACGGGTCGCGTCCTTGAAACTTGCCAAAAGCTTCGATGAAGTGTTCGTTTGTAACGGTTTGTGGATCGAGCTTTAATAATGGCAGTAGCGCATCATTGCGAAAGCGGAGGATATGTGCAGGAAACTCTGCTGCGACAACTTGATCGAAGTAATCATTACCCAAAGTTTCTAGGGCAGGTTCGTAGTTGAGTGCGAGAAAGGGGTTAGTCGAATTAGCGAGGCTCATTGATACATAAACATGACTGTCCTTTAATAACTAACATGGTTCAGGGTATGCGCAGGTAATATCATTTAGCTTTAAAGTTACTACATCTAGGTAGCAGAGGCGCAAAGTCGCTTCAGGAGCCAAGGAGAACTTAGTATAACCTATCCGTGGCAGGTACTTCAAAGTCAATGGTGCAGGCTTGGTATTTTGCAGTTAAGTAAAGGCTATCAATCATAGAAAAAGCTTATATGATTTACACCTTATTATTGAGCATACTTATTGCTATAGTGGGTTCAGCTTGAGAAATCAATAATTCTACAAAGGAGTCGTTCCATGGTTTACGCTACTAAAGAATCAACCGCAACCGTTTCCACCCCTTGTGTTGAAAGCAAAAAATCTTTAGAGACATCCTTTCAAGCAGCATTGGAACACGCGCGTCGCCTTACCCAAATGTATGGCATTGACACTCCTGAGGTCGCTGTAGCTTGGGATACAGTTGAAGAATTAATTACTGCGATCGCAGCTAAAGCTCATCAGCGAGAAACTCCCACATCGGCGTTTGCAAAATACTGCGCTTTGTATCCAGAAGCACCCGAATGTCG
This window harbors:
- a CDS encoding Calvin cycle protein CP12, with product MVYATKESTATVSTPCVESKKSLETSFQAALEHARRLTQMYGIDTPEVAVAWDTVEELITAIAAKAHQRETPTSAFAKYCALYPEAPECRLYDV
- a CDS encoding YdiU family protein, whose product is MSLANSTNPFLALNYEPALETLGNDYFDQVVAAEFPAHILRFRNDALLPLLKLDPQTVTNEHFIEAFGKFQGRDPLLALRYHGYQFGQYNPYLGDGRGFLYGQVRGTDGELYDFGTKGSGTTPYSRSADGRLTLKGGVREVLAAEALHQMGVRTSRCFSLIETGEALWRGDEPSPTRSSVMIRFSRSHIRFGTFERLYYIERPDLIQKLLDHVIEYYYPTVWGQADQYSLFYAELVKRVAELTAQWMAAGFCHGVLNTDNMSITGESFDYGPYAFIPSYDPLFTAAYFDYYRRYCYGRQPSVCKLNLELLQEPLQAVISPEDMEVSLSMFDEHYYIEYSKLMLKKLGFSSLPVAEGEELLQTTIQLLQETQVGYHDFFSKLTHYFSSQWREDANFILNEIDSLPWNSSSELLESWRNLYHKYLNKLPPSETANVAKLQQSNPKIALLRPVIESVWEPITQEDNWQPFYDLLGQITRSNNII